The following proteins come from a genomic window of Lineus longissimus chromosome 18, tnLinLong1.2, whole genome shotgun sequence:
- the LOC135501994 gene encoding uncharacterized protein LOC135501994 → MDDTILTDDSDDDLPFGEDHLDEFEPSDDDDPSLEPTTMSEESRPDILDSNESSSRRLLPVGYHKQFEQGLCEEMTNMVDEEFVVCSTSKLKTLFNDRFSDLKECCICGDVSKTTQTPIGGTMIFHRRCQKGHVAAKFKTSWKVSNVYIANLLMCSAVTMTGNNFTKVAMWAKFVKLVFPSITTFTRLQAAYVNPVVERFWGTTQEMMLSALHGIPVDICGDGRCDSPGFSAHYCQYVFQEALAGYIVHLMTVDKRQVQGKSLTMERYGAFHGLAFLVSKIKIATFTTDDNPMVRSCFGDTEKSREKLKSNFPELTAAAIDAIQGIRHYLDTWHRTKKIGAALSKAGKGKSKVLDWVKPVVNHFWHCCQSCEGNVDTLRESWLALLYHVQGIHEWATGQCSHGPSDEENEALRDGASVDTVRSVVTDKKLMKELHYYTGFHHTGPLENFNGLITMYASKRTHFEYNTMLTRTKLAAIDYNHYIHRKVKKHDDRLVVTKGYSKGGARWVLRYKKEPKDYDYHRSSEYMLLLERRDHPSRLKARVELPPDHPKHIAPNIAPVQGITTADIVEKKKSRLGN, encoded by the exons ATGGATGATACTATATTG ACAGATGATTCAGATGATGACCTTCCCTTCGGCGAAGACCATTTGGACGAGTTTGAGccatctgatgatgatgatccaagTTTAGAGCCAACCACAATGTCTGAGGAATCTCGCCCTGATATTTTAGACTCTAATGAATCTAGTTCCAGAAG GTTACTTCCTGTGGGTTACCACAAACAATTTGAGCAGGGGCTGTGTGAAGAAATGACGAATATGGTTGATGAGGAATTCGTTGTGTGCTCAACTTCCAAGTTGAAAACACTTTTCAACGATAGATTCAGCGATTTGAAGGAGTGCTGCATTTGTGGGGACGTGTCAAAGACAACCCAAACACCGATAGGAGGAACCATGATTTTTCATCGGCGATGTCAGAAGGGACATGTTGCGGCCAAGTTTAAGACCAGCTGGAAGGTCAGCAATGTCTACATTGCTAACCTGCTAATGTGTTCTGCTGTCACCATGACTGGGAACAACTTTACGAAGGTAGCAATGTGGGCGAAGTTTGTGAAACTGGTGTTTCCTTCAATAACAACGTTCACTCGGCTGCAGGCGGCATATGTCAACCCAGTTGTTGAGCGTTTCTGGGGGACAACGCAGGAGATGATGCTCTCGGCGCTTCATGGAATCCCAGTGGATATCTGTGGTGATGGCCGTTGTGATAGCCCAG GTTTCTCAGCACACTACTGCCAGTATGTGTTTCAAGAGGCACTTGCTGGCTACATTGTGCATCTAATGACTGTAGATAAGAGGCAGGTACAGGGGAAAAGTCTAACTATGGAGCGATATGGGGCATTCCATGGTCTGGCGTTCTTGGTATCAAAAATAAAGATCGCAACGTTCACCACTGATGACAACCCCATGGTCAGAAGCTGTTTTG gtgACACAGAAAAGTCGAGAGAAAAGCTGAAGTCCAACTTCCCAGAACTCACAGCTGCAGCTATTGATGCCATTCAGGGCATCAGGCATTACCTCGACACCTGGCACCGAACAAAGAAAATCGGGGCGGCATTATCCAAG GCTGGCAAAGGGAAATCAAAGGTGCTTGATTGGGTGAAGCCGGTTGTTAACCATTTTTGGCACTGTTGTCAGTCCTGTGAAGGCAATGTTGATACATTGAGG GAATCGTGGTTGGCCCTCCTGTACCATGTTCAAGGTATTCATGAGTGGGCAACTGGACAATGCAGTCATGGTCCCTCGGATGAGGAAAATGAGGCTCTTCGTGATGGAGCGTCGGTGGATACCGTCAGAAGTGTGGTAACGGACAAAAAACTGATGAAGGAGCTCCATTACTACACTGGCTTCCATCACACAGGTCCACTTGAGAACTTCAATGGCCTCATCACGATGTATGCTTCCAAGAGGACTCACTTTGA ATACAACACAATGTTGACCAGAACAAAACTTGCCGCCATTGATTACAATCACTACATTCACCGCAAGGTGAAGAAACACGATGATCGTCTTGTCGTAACCAAAGGTTATTCGAAGGGAGGTGCAAGATGGGTCTTACGTTACAAGAAAGAACCCAAGGATTACGACTACCACAG GTCCTCTGAGTATATGCTGCTTTTAGAAAGAAGAGATCACCCTAGTCGATTGAAAGCTCGTGTGGAACTGCCCCCGGATCATCCGAAGCACATTGCTCCAAATATTGCTCCTGTTCAAGGCATCACAACAGCTGATATTGtggagaagaagaagtcaaGACTCGgaaattaa